A window of Thermosynechococcus sp. NK55a contains these coding sequences:
- a CDS encoding S-layer homology domain-containing protein, with the protein MKQYLAEGRGTLKRSRQLGWILFFSALLLSSCEGSGLQNWFAADPNADQWASQSPTAIPSAPAPATLPENLRFPNATLLSTQPQPEAPQTTVTRWQVAAPAIAIQQFYSQQFQQSGWQLVEQQVTDNTITLKGRNSELEVNVAINTLPENNLIMFTVAYTPVKRPTATGAPQPNPNAPQVFTDLDQAPAPLQPAIRDLAELGVLPTTGDRLQPNIPIRRGQFVRWLVTTYNRFYADRPARQIRLGSRNDTPLFQDVPPDHPDFPYIQGLAMAGFLPSSLTGDTSALFRPEAPLTRETLLQWKVPLDQQGRLSPSTIDRIQQTWGFKDSQRIAPTAINAVAADYLAGDLSNIRRVWGETLLLQPQKPVTHAEAAAALWYIGNGTEGLSAAMVKQAPPSPS; encoded by the coding sequence GTGAAACAGTATCTAGCTGAGGGTCGAGGAACGTTGAAGCGATCGCGCCAATTGGGATGGATTTTATTCTTCAGTGCCCTGCTTCTGAGTAGTTGTGAGGGCAGTGGGCTACAAAATTGGTTTGCTGCGGATCCCAATGCTGACCAATGGGCAAGCCAATCCCCGACAGCAATACCCTCTGCGCCAGCCCCAGCAACACTGCCAGAAAATTTACGGTTTCCCAATGCCACCCTCCTAAGCACTCAACCGCAGCCGGAAGCTCCCCAAACTACAGTAACCCGCTGGCAAGTAGCAGCGCCGGCGATCGCCATCCAGCAATTCTATAGTCAGCAATTTCAACAATCGGGCTGGCAACTGGTGGAGCAACAGGTGACTGATAATACCATCACCCTCAAGGGGCGCAATTCTGAACTGGAAGTGAATGTCGCTATCAACACGCTGCCAGAAAATAACCTGATAATGTTCACCGTGGCTTACACACCCGTCAAGCGCCCCACGGCCACAGGGGCTCCCCAACCCAACCCCAACGCCCCCCAAGTCTTTACCGATCTCGACCAGGCCCCCGCTCCCCTCCAACCCGCCATTCGCGATTTAGCCGAACTGGGGGTGCTTCCCACGACCGGCGATCGCCTGCAACCCAATATCCCCATCCGTCGTGGCCAGTTTGTGCGCTGGTTAGTCACTACCTACAACCGCTTTTATGCTGATCGCCCCGCACGGCAAATCCGCCTCGGCAGCCGCAATGACACACCCCTTTTCCAAGATGTTCCCCCTGATCATCCCGATTTTCCCTATATTCAAGGACTGGCAATGGCAGGATTTTTGCCCAGTTCCCTCACTGGCGATACCAGTGCTCTCTTTCGCCCTGAAGCTCCCCTCACCCGCGAAACACTATTGCAGTGGAAAGTTCCCCTCGATCAACAGGGGCGGCTGAGTCCCAGCACGATTGATCGCATTCAGCAAACATGGGGCTTCAAGGACAGTCAACGGATTGCTCCCACTGCCATCAATGCCGTGGCTGCTGACTACCTCGCGGGGGATCTCTCGAACATTCGCCGCGTTTGGGGAGAAACCCTCTTGCTGCAGCCCCAGAAACCCGTTACCCATGCTGAAGCCGCAGCAGCTCTGTGGTATATCGGCAACGGCACAGAGGGACTCTCAGCAGCAATGGTCAAGCAGGCACCGCCCTCCCCCTCCTAG
- a CDS encoding CBS domain-containing protein, with product MSALVRDYMTPNPFTIRAAAPISEAVRLMEEKQVRGLPVVDDRGKLVGLVCEADLIVREAPLEPPLYITFLGSIIYFESPESFHQHLKKTLGQQVQDVMTPNPHTINVDAPISEAARLMVNHHISRLPVLNDQGELVGIISRHDLLRALHAQEGSA from the coding sequence ATGAGCGCTCTTGTCCGTGATTACATGACCCCCAACCCCTTTACCATTCGTGCCGCTGCCCCGATTTCAGAAGCAGTTCGTCTCATGGAAGAAAAACAAGTGCGCGGCCTCCCCGTCGTGGATGATAGGGGCAAATTGGTGGGACTGGTCTGTGAGGCGGACTTGATCGTGCGCGAAGCACCCCTAGAGCCGCCGTTATACATTACGTTCCTAGGGAGCATCATCTACTTTGAGTCTCCAGAGTCTTTTCACCAACACCTTAAGAAAACCCTCGGCCAACAGGTGCAGGACGTCATGACCCCCAACCCCCACACAATTAACGTGGATGCACCCATTTCCGAAGCAGCTCGCCTCATGGTCAATCACCACATTAGTCGCCTACCGGTTTTGAACGATCAGGGGGAGTTAGTGGGCATCATTAGCCGCCATGATCTGTTGCGAGCCTTGCATGCCCAAGAGGGCTCTGCGTGA
- a CDS encoding CapA family protein: MTASLDLIWQQARQGEAEAIAHLMNRALQAKGVRALVRRRGDCLQIMFEAARSLPPQVCVQFVCRGLRQLAPQGVLRVRLHARLLGEEWPEWTQTVDLRETLPAAPPPQASSSSNAAIPTTPWSHQAVSAFALSVLAIASTSAIALTLQNQLSVDAPPSAEPSPAITPPEPDVPLVSPPLAPSDRRLRIKAVGDIVLGTNFPSNRLPADPQKLFAQVKPYLQGADFLFGNYESTLTDHPHPYKNTQGGRSFVFRSPASYAQVLRQAGFDVLNIANNHSYDFNEQGFRDTIRHINAAGMTAIGDLNQITYLEANGLKTAFIGFGTYYGQNRIQDLKASAALVREAKKNADIVVVSFHGGAEGSDQIYTRDRTEYFYGEDRGNVVQFARTMIDNGADLILGHGPHVPRALELYKGRLIAYSLGNFVGYQTLSSHGPLGKSLILDIELDSSGRFIQGKVIPVRLDAKGIPHIDQNFASVQLIRRLIQADFHNTPLRIERFGEIINSHSQS, encoded by the coding sequence ATGACCGCTTCCCTTGATTTGATTTGGCAGCAGGCACGTCAGGGTGAAGCAGAGGCGATTGCCCATTTGATGAACCGCGCACTCCAAGCCAAGGGGGTGCGCGCCCTCGTGCGGCGGCGGGGCGACTGTTTACAAATTATGTTTGAAGCAGCGCGATCGCTCCCCCCACAAGTCTGTGTTCAGTTTGTTTGCCGAGGTCTCAGGCAATTGGCGCCCCAAGGCGTTCTGCGGGTGCGTCTCCATGCTCGGCTACTTGGCGAAGAATGGCCAGAATGGACACAGACCGTTGACTTACGGGAGACCTTACCAGCGGCACCGCCTCCTCAAGCAAGTTCCAGCTCAAATGCAGCTATACCTACCACGCCATGGTCTCATCAGGCGGTGAGTGCCTTTGCCCTCAGTGTGCTGGCGATCGCCAGCACCAGTGCCATTGCCCTGACGTTGCAAAATCAACTCAGTGTCGATGCCCCGCCCAGTGCAGAACCCAGTCCAGCCATTACACCCCCTGAACCCGATGTTCCCCTTGTGTCCCCCCCACTCGCCCCTAGCGATCGCCGCTTGCGGATTAAGGCGGTTGGCGATATTGTCCTTGGCACCAATTTTCCCAGTAACCGCTTGCCTGCGGATCCCCAAAAGCTCTTTGCCCAAGTAAAACCCTATCTTCAGGGGGCAGATTTCCTCTTTGGCAATTATGAAAGTACCCTTACCGATCATCCCCATCCCTACAAAAACACCCAGGGGGGTCGCAGTTTTGTCTTTCGCTCACCGGCCAGTTATGCACAGGTGTTACGCCAAGCTGGTTTTGACGTCCTCAACATCGCCAACAACCACAGCTACGACTTCAACGAACAGGGATTTCGCGATACGATTCGCCACATCAACGCCGCTGGCATGACCGCCATTGGTGATCTCAATCAAATTACCTACCTCGAAGCCAATGGCCTGAAAACCGCATTTATTGGCTTTGGCACCTACTACGGCCAAAATCGCATCCAAGACCTCAAGGCCAGTGCCGCCCTTGTGCGGGAGGCTAAGAAAAACGCTGATATTGTGGTTGTCAGTTTCCACGGCGGCGCCGAAGGTAGCGATCAAATTTATACCCGCGATCGCACTGAGTACTTCTATGGGGAAGACCGGGGCAATGTAGTTCAGTTTGCCCGCACCATGATTGACAATGGTGCCGATTTAATTTTGGGTCACGGCCCCCATGTTCCCCGTGCCCTTGAATTATACAAAGGCCGCCTCATTGCCTATTCCTTGGGGAACTTTGTCGGCTATCAGACTCTAAGCAGTCACGGCCCCCTTGGCAAGTCGCTGATTCTCGATATTGAACTCGACAGTTCTGGTCGCTTTATTCAAGGAAAAGTCATTCCTGTACGCCTAGATGCCAAAGGGATTCCCCATATTGATCAAAACTTTGCCAGTGTGCAACTGATTCGCCGTTTAATCCAAGCCGACTTTCATAACACTCCCTTGCGGATTGAACGCTTCGGCGAGATTATCAACAGCCATTCCCAATCCTAG
- a CDS encoding Uma2 family endonuclease: protein MTCDPRDRQTLLYKSFPCLVIELLSPSTEAFDRGDKFIDYQSLESLEEYVLVHSRQQQWESFRPSASGLWVWQAYSPPEDAVELKSIGWQGHLSAIDEEVTLEP, encoded by the coding sequence GTGACCTGTGATCCACGGGATCGGCAAACACTGCTCTATAAATCCTTCCCTTGCTTGGTGATTGAGCTGCTCTCTCCCTCAACAGAGGCCTTTGATCGCGGCGATAAGTTCATTGACTATCAAAGCCTTGAGAGCCTTGAGGAATATGTACTGGTTCATAGCCGCCAACAGCAATGGGAAAGCTTTCGTCCCAGTGCCTCGGGGTTGTGGGTTTGGCAGGCCTACTCCCCTCCAGAAGATGCGGTTGAACTCAAGAGCATTGGCTGGCAAGGCCACCTATCTGCGATTGATGAAGAGGTTACCCTAGAGCCCTAA
- the aroH gene encoding chorismate mutase: MEEHTVGWRVRAIRGATTATENSIPAIREAVLELLSEIERRNALDLSEVISVTFSVTRDLDQIFPAAIARECPHWRNIPLLDVQQMHVEGDLPRCIRCLIYFNTPNPDQPIYHAYLRHAQSLRPDLAMRGDYHPLELSSHSLD; the protein is encoded by the coding sequence ATGGAGGAGCACACCGTGGGCTGGCGCGTCCGAGCAATTCGTGGAGCAACTACCGCCACTGAAAATTCAATTCCCGCAATCCGTGAGGCGGTTTTGGAACTCCTCAGCGAGATTGAGCGGCGCAATGCCCTTGATTTATCGGAAGTAATTAGTGTCACCTTTTCTGTCACCCGTGACCTCGATCAGATTTTTCCGGCGGCGATCGCCCGTGAATGCCCCCATTGGCGGAACATTCCCCTCCTCGATGTCCAGCAAATGCACGTAGAGGGAGACCTACCCCGCTGTATCCGCTGCTTGATTTACTTCAACACCCCCAACCCAGATCAACCGATTTACCATGCCTACCTACGCCATGCCCAAAGCCTCCGCCCCGATCTAGCCATGCGTGGCGACTACCATCCCCTCGAACTGTCCTCTCATTCCCTAGATTAA
- the aroH gene encoding chorismate mutase: MEEHTVGWRVRAIRGATTATENSIPAIREAVLELLSEIERRNALDLSEVISVTFSVTRDLDQIFPAAIARECPHWRNIPLLDVQQMHVEGDLPRCIRCLIYFNTPNPDQPIYHAYLRHAQSLRPDLAMRGDYHPLELSSHSLD; the protein is encoded by the coding sequence ATGGAGGAGCATACTGTGGGCTGGCGCGTCCGAGCAATTCGTGGAGCAACTACCGCCACTGAAAATTCAATTCCCGCAATCCGTGAGGCGGTTTTGGAACTCCTCAGCGAGATTGAGCGGCGCAATGCCCTTGATTTATCGGAAGTAATTAGTGTCACCTTTTCTGTCACCCGTGACCTCGATCAGATTTTTCCGGCGGCGATCGCCCGTGAATGCCCCCATTGGCGGAACATTCCCCTCCTCGATGTCCAGCAAATGCACGTAGAGGGAGACCTACCCCGCTGTATCCGCTGCTTGATTTACTTCAACACCCCCAACCCAGATCAACCGATTTACCACGCCTACCTACGCCATGCCCAAAGCCTCCGCCCCGATCTAGCCATGCGTGGCGACTACCATCCCCTCGAACTGTCCTCTCATTCCCTAGATTAA
- a CDS encoding NIL domain-containing protein, translating into MKKRVTLTFPRRTIQMPVTYRLAKDFNIAANIIRAQVAPNQVGKLVLELAGDIDQMEAALEWLRQQNIEVSLASREIVIDEQACVHCGLCTGVCPTQALTLHPETFQLQFTRSRCIVCEQCVAACPMEAIHTNF; encoded by the coding sequence GTGAAAAAGCGAGTGACATTGACATTTCCCCGGCGGACGATTCAAATGCCCGTCACCTATCGCTTAGCCAAGGACTTTAATATCGCCGCCAATATCATCCGTGCCCAAGTGGCACCTAACCAAGTGGGCAAACTGGTTCTAGAATTGGCTGGAGACATTGACCAAATGGAGGCCGCCCTCGAATGGTTGCGGCAGCAGAATATTGAGGTGTCCCTTGCCAGTCGTGAAATTGTGATTGATGAGCAGGCCTGTGTCCACTGTGGGCTCTGTACAGGGGTATGCCCCACTCAGGCGCTGACGCTCCATCCAGAAACGTTTCAACTCCAATTTACCCGCTCCCGTTGCATTGTCTGTGAGCAATGTGTTGCCGCCTGTCCGATGGAGGCGATTCACACAAACTTTTGA
- the speA gene encoding biosynthetic arginine decarboxylase, whose translation MALTVTKTSNWTIEDSEQLYRIQGWGEPYFGINAAGHVTVSPKGDRGGSLDLYELVQALQQRNISLPLLLRFSDILEDRIERLNACFARAIARYGYQGAYKGVFPIKCNQQRHIIEALVRFGQSHQFGLEAGSKPELLIALAMLNTPGALLICNGYKDRSYIETAILARRLGHTPIIVLEQPEEVAEVIAVSQALGIEPIVGVRAKLSTQGVGRWGTSAGDRAKFGLTVPEILAAVEQLREARMLNSLQLLHFHIGSQISAISVIKDAIREAGQIYGELVRLGANMQYLDVGGGLGVDYDGSKTNFHASKNYSMQNYASDVVAGIKDACRQRGIPDPILISESGRAIASHQSVLIFNVLGVSEVPKMTPEPATDEEHLIIRNLYDTYQTIDENNYQEAYNDALQFKGEAISLFNFGYLSLPERARAESLFWACCAKILGIARQQEYVPDDLEDLEKIMASIYYINLSVFQSVPDSWAIDQLFPIMPIHRLDEEPTERGILADLTCDSDGKIDQFIDLRDVKSVLELHPFRPGEPYYLGLFLNGAYQEIMGNLHNLFGDTNAVHIRLTPKGYEIEHLVRGDTMQEVLGYVQYQGDVLLEKIRCRTEAALAEEQITLAEAQHLLENYERSLRSYTYLCS comes from the coding sequence ATGGCATTGACCGTTACGAAAACCAGCAATTGGACAATTGAGGATAGCGAGCAGCTCTACCGTATTCAGGGGTGGGGTGAACCCTACTTTGGTATTAATGCTGCGGGTCATGTCACTGTCTCTCCCAAGGGCGATCGCGGTGGGTCGTTGGATCTCTATGAACTGGTACAGGCGCTCCAACAGCGCAACATTAGCCTCCCCCTGCTGCTGCGGTTTTCCGATATTCTTGAGGATCGCATTGAGCGACTGAATGCCTGCTTTGCCCGAGCCATTGCCCGCTATGGCTATCAGGGAGCCTACAAGGGGGTCTTTCCCATCAAGTGCAATCAACAGCGCCACATCATCGAAGCCCTCGTGCGCTTTGGTCAGTCCCATCAGTTTGGCCTAGAGGCGGGATCAAAACCGGAACTCCTGATTGCCTTGGCGATGCTGAATACACCAGGGGCACTGCTGATCTGCAATGGCTATAAGGATCGCAGCTACATTGAAACGGCTATTCTGGCCCGTCGCCTTGGCCACACCCCCATCATTGTCCTTGAGCAGCCTGAAGAAGTGGCGGAAGTGATTGCTGTTAGTCAGGCCTTGGGCATTGAGCCGATTGTGGGTGTGCGGGCAAAACTCAGTACCCAAGGGGTGGGGCGCTGGGGCACCTCCGCGGGCGATCGCGCCAAGTTTGGTCTGACGGTGCCAGAGATTTTAGCGGCAGTCGAGCAACTGCGAGAAGCGAGGATGCTCAATTCTCTGCAACTATTGCACTTTCACATTGGCTCGCAAATCTCTGCCATTAGCGTCATCAAGGATGCGATTCGCGAGGCGGGGCAGATTTACGGTGAACTGGTCCGCCTTGGCGCCAATATGCAGTACCTCGATGTAGGTGGTGGCTTGGGGGTGGACTACGACGGCTCCAAAACCAATTTCCATGCCTCAAAAAACTACAGTATGCAAAACTATGCCAGTGACGTCGTGGCTGGCATTAAGGATGCCTGTCGGCAGCGGGGCATCCCCGATCCGATCCTCATTAGTGAGAGTGGTCGTGCCATCGCCTCCCATCAATCGGTGTTAATTTTCAATGTCTTGGGGGTCAGTGAAGTGCCCAAAATGACCCCCGAGCCTGCCACTGACGAGGAGCACCTCATCATCCGCAACCTGTACGACACGTACCAAACAATTGATGAGAACAACTACCAAGAGGCCTACAACGACGCCCTGCAATTTAAGGGGGAAGCCATCAGTCTCTTTAACTTTGGCTATTTGAGTTTGCCGGAGCGGGCACGGGCAGAAAGTCTCTTTTGGGCCTGTTGTGCCAAGATCCTCGGCATTGCTCGCCAGCAGGAATATGTGCCCGACGATCTCGAAGACCTTGAGAAAATCATGGCTTCGATTTACTACATCAATCTATCGGTGTTTCAGTCGGTGCCCGATAGCTGGGCGATCGATCAACTGTTTCCGATTATGCCGATCCACCGCCTTGATGAAGAACCCACGGAACGAGGCATTCTTGCGGATCTCACCTGCGACAGCGACGGCAAAATTGACCAGTTCATTGACCTGCGGGATGTGAAATCAGTCTTAGAACTGCATCCCTTTCGTCCGGGCGAACCCTACTACCTTGGCCTTTTTCTCAACGGTGCCTACCAAGAGATCATGGGCAATCTCCACAATCTCTTTGGGGATACGAATGCTGTTCATATCCGTCTAACCCCCAAAGGCTACGAAATTGAGCATTTGGTGCGGGGCGATACAATGCAAGAAGTCCTCGGCTATGTGCAGTACCAAGGGGATGTTCTGCTGGAAAAAATTCGCTGTCGCACGGAGGCGGCGCTGGCGGAAGAACAAATTACCTTGGCCGAGGCGCAGCACTTGCTAGAAAACTATGAGCGGAGTCTGCGCAGCTACACCTACCTATGCTCCTAG
- the accC gene encoding acetyl-CoA carboxylase biotin carboxylase subunit, translating into MAFTKILIANRGEIALRILRTCEELGIATVAVYSTVDRHALHVQLADEAVCIGEAPSSRSYLNIPNIIAAALTRHVSAIHPGYGFLAENARFAEICADHKITFIGPSPAAMRAMGDKSTAKATMQRVGVPTIPGSEGLVQDEETARAIARKIGYPLMIKATAGGGGRGMRLVRSEEELGRSLSAAQGEAEAAFGNAGVYLERFIENPRHIEFQILADSYGNVIHLGERDCSVQRRHQKLLEEAPSPALTPELRAKMGEAAVTAAKAINYVGAGTIEFLLDGQNNFYFMEMNTRIQVEHTVTEMITGLDLIAEQIRIAQGEPLSLTQEQVQLQGHAIECRINAEDPERNFRPHPGRISGYLPPGGPGVRMDSHVYTDYEIPPYYDSLIGKLVVWGSDRPAAIARMKRALRECAIMGVPTTIPFHQQVMDTPEFRSGIVYTNFVDKLMTTLGWNV; encoded by the coding sequence ATGGCCTTTACGAAGATTTTGATTGCCAATCGTGGCGAAATTGCCCTACGGATTCTGCGTACCTGCGAGGAACTGGGCATTGCAACGGTTGCTGTCTATTCCACGGTGGACCGCCATGCGCTGCACGTGCAATTGGCCGATGAGGCGGTGTGCATTGGCGAAGCCCCCAGTAGCCGCAGCTATCTCAATATTCCTAACATTATTGCTGCTGCCCTCACCCGCCATGTCTCAGCGATTCACCCCGGCTATGGCTTTTTGGCGGAAAATGCCCGCTTTGCTGAGATCTGCGCCGATCACAAAATTACATTTATTGGTCCGAGTCCCGCTGCCATGCGTGCCATGGGGGATAAATCCACCGCCAAAGCAACAATGCAACGGGTGGGGGTGCCGACGATTCCCGGCAGTGAGGGACTGGTGCAGGATGAGGAAACGGCGCGGGCGATCGCCCGTAAAATTGGCTATCCCCTGATGATCAAAGCCACGGCTGGCGGAGGGGGTCGCGGGATGCGCTTGGTGCGTTCTGAGGAGGAGCTGGGGCGCTCGTTAAGTGCCGCCCAGGGAGAAGCGGAAGCTGCCTTTGGCAATGCCGGCGTCTATCTGGAGCGATTTATTGAAAATCCCCGCCACATTGAATTCCAAATTCTCGCGGATAGCTATGGCAATGTCATTCACCTAGGGGAGCGCGATTGCTCTGTACAACGGCGTCACCAAAAGCTCCTTGAGGAGGCCCCTAGCCCTGCCCTCACCCCAGAACTGCGCGCCAAGATGGGGGAAGCCGCTGTCACCGCTGCCAAGGCTATTAACTACGTCGGTGCTGGCACAATTGAATTTCTCCTTGACGGCCAAAACAACTTTTACTTTATGGAGATGAATACCCGCATTCAGGTGGAGCACACCGTCACAGAAATGATTACGGGTCTCGATCTGATTGCGGAGCAAATTCGCATTGCCCAGGGGGAACCCCTCAGCTTGACCCAAGAGCAGGTTCAGTTGCAGGGACACGCCATTGAGTGCCGCATCAATGCCGAAGATCCAGAGCGTAATTTCCGTCCCCATCCGGGTCGCATTAGTGGCTATTTGCCCCCTGGAGGGCCGGGGGTACGCATGGATTCCCATGTCTATACTGACTATGAAATCCCCCCCTACTATGATTCCCTCATTGGGAAGTTAGTTGTGTGGGGGAGCGATCGCCCCGCTGCCATTGCCCGCATGAAGCGTGCCCTCCGG
- a CDS encoding Uma2 family endonuclease: MARATDAHLTPALNLATLLHPPVRQRGSRLYISDMKVRLEERNCFYYPDIQIQIYL; the protein is encoded by the coding sequence ATGGCAAGAGCTACTGATGCCCACCTCACCCCGGCCTTGAATTTGGCCACCCTTCTACACCCCCCTGTGCGGCAACGGGGTTCTCGTCTTTACATTTCAGATATGAAAGTGCGCCTAGAAGAGCGCAACTGCTTTTACTATCCAGATATCCAGATTCAGATCTACTTGTGA
- the sppA gene encoding signal peptide peptidase SppA, giving the protein MPWPLSRGYRRQIARLEITGAIAGGTRRRVLKALKTIEERGYPALLVRIDSPGGTVGDSQEIYAALKRLQSKMKIVASFGNISASGGVYIGMGAQHIMANPGTITGSIGVILRGNNLQRLLDKVGVSFKVIKSGPYKDILAFDRDLTEEEIRILQDLIDTSYHQFVQTVAEGRNLDVETVRSFADGRVFTGEQALALGLVDRLGTEEDARRWLAELAGLDPDKTKVQTIEEPKSPLARLFPRQQERLPFPWQAGLDWLEFEMTTNGLPLWLYRP; this is encoded by the coding sequence ATGCCTTGGCCCTTATCCCGTGGTTACCGTCGTCAAATTGCCCGCCTCGAGATTACGGGGGCGATCGCTGGAGGTACTCGCCGGCGTGTCCTCAAAGCCCTGAAAACCATTGAAGAACGGGGCTACCCAGCGCTGCTCGTGCGCATTGACAGTCCCGGCGGTACCGTAGGCGACTCCCAAGAAATCTATGCTGCCCTCAAGCGCTTGCAGTCGAAAATGAAAATCGTGGCCAGTTTTGGCAATATCTCGGCCTCCGGCGGAGTCTATATCGGCATGGGGGCACAGCACATCATGGCCAACCCCGGCACCATTACGGGTAGTATTGGCGTCATCCTGCGGGGCAACAATTTGCAACGGCTCCTCGATAAGGTGGGGGTCTCCTTCAAGGTGATCAAGTCCGGTCCCTACAAGGACATTCTGGCTTTTGATCGCGACCTCACGGAGGAGGAAATCCGTATTCTGCAAGACCTGATTGACACCAGCTATCACCAATTTGTCCAAACCGTGGCCGAAGGCCGCAACCTCGATGTGGAAACGGTGCGCAGTTTTGCCGATGGCCGTGTCTTTACGGGTGAGCAGGCCCTTGCCTTGGGACTGGTAGATCGCTTGGGTACTGAGGAGGATGCCCGCCGCTGGCTGGCAGAACTGGCCGGCCTTGACCCCGACAAAACCAAGGTGCAAACCATCGAAGAACCGAAGTCTCCCTTGGCTCGGCTGTTTCCCCGTCAGCAGGAGCGCCTCCCTTTCCCGTGGCAAGCGGGTCTGGATTGGCTGGAATTTGAAATGACCACCAATGGGCTTCCCCTGTGGCTCTATCGCCCCTAA